A single genomic interval of bacterium harbors:
- the guaA gene encoding glutamine-hydrolyzing GMP synthase: protein MHHPEWICILDFGSQYTQLIARRIRELGVYCEIHPFHLAMDAIKANRPVGIILSGGPNSVYEEGAPRVSEDIFELDIPVLGICYGLQLIAVHHDGAVDPAARREYGKAELKLDNQDDLFSGVATDSVVWMSHGDSLSKIPSDFEVIAHTENAPICAIRNAAKKQYGVQFHPEVVHSAEGKTILKNFVYGIAGAKGGWNPRSFIEQSIEDIRSTVGDQRVICALSGGVDSAVAAVLLHEAIGDQLQCIHIDNGVMRKNESAQVVETFRDEFHIPLKFVDATDLFLDKLAGVTDPEQKRKIIGNTFIEVFEKEAAEFRDAAFLAQGTLYPDVIESVNFKGPSATIKSHHNVGGLPERMNFKLIEPFRELFKDEVRSVGRELGIPAHILERHPFPGPGLAIRVLGAIDREQLDLLREVDEIYLEEIRKAGEYDNIWQAFSVLLPVKSVGVMGDARTYEFTIALRAVTSLDGMTADWARVPYNVLERISNRVINEVRGVNRVVYDISSKPPATIEWE, encoded by the coding sequence ATGCATCACCCTGAATGGATCTGTATTCTGGATTTCGGGTCTCAGTATACCCAGCTCATCGCGCGCCGCATCCGGGAACTCGGTGTGTACTGTGAGATTCACCCCTTTCATCTCGCGATGGACGCCATCAAGGCAAACCGTCCCGTCGGGATCATTCTCAGTGGCGGACCCAACAGCGTGTACGAGGAGGGCGCGCCGCGCGTCTCCGAAGATATCTTCGAACTCGATATTCCCGTTCTTGGCATCTGCTACGGACTGCAGCTGATTGCGGTGCATCATGATGGTGCCGTTGATCCCGCGGCGCGGCGTGAATACGGAAAGGCGGAACTCAAGCTCGACAACCAGGACGACCTGTTCTCGGGCGTTGCAACCGACAGTGTGGTCTGGATGAGTCATGGCGATTCGCTCTCGAAGATTCCATCGGATTTCGAAGTGATCGCGCATACGGAGAACGCACCGATCTGTGCGATCCGCAACGCCGCAAAAAAACAATACGGTGTGCAGTTTCACCCCGAGGTGGTGCATTCGGCGGAAGGAAAAACAATCCTGAAAAACTTCGTCTATGGGATCGCCGGTGCGAAGGGTGGCTGGAACCCACGGTCCTTCATCGAACAGTCGATCGAAGACATCCGATCCACCGTCGGTGATCAGCGCGTCATCTGTGCGCTGAGTGGTGGTGTCGATTCCGCGGTTGCCGCCGTCCTGCTGCATGAAGCGATCGGCGATCAGCTGCAGTGCATCCACATCGACAACGGGGTGATGCGGAAGAACGAAAGCGCCCAGGTCGTTGAAACCTTCCGCGACGAATTCCACATTCCGTTGAAATTCGTGGATGCCACCGATCTCTTCCTCGATAAACTCGCCGGTGTTACCGATCCCGAACAGAAGCGCAAGATCATCGGCAACACCTTCATAGAAGTGTTCGAGAAAGAAGCCGCCGAGTTCCGCGATGCAGCCTTCCTCGCGCAGGGTACACTGTACCCGGATGTTATCGAATCCGTGAATTTCAAGGGTCCCTCAGCCACGATCAAGTCGCATCACAATGTCGGCGGACTCCCCGAGCGTATGAACTTCAAGCTCATCGAGCCTTTCCGCGAACTGTTCAAGGATGAAGTGCGCAGTGTCGGCAGAGAACTCGGCATTCCTGCACATATTCTCGAACGGCACCCGTTCCCCGGTCCCGGACTCGCAATCCGCGTCCTTGGCGCGATTGATCGCGAGCAGCTCGACCTGCTTCGCGAGGTGGATGAAATCTATCTCGAGGAAATCCGAAAGGCAGGGGAATATGATAATATCTGGCAGGCGTTTTCCGTGCTGCTGCCTGTCAAATCCGTTGGTGTCATGGGCGATGCGCGCACCTATGAATTCACGATCGCGCTGCGCGCGGTCACCAGTCTCGACGGCATGACCGCCGACTGGGCACGTGTTCCCTACAATGTGCTCGAGCGGATTTCCAACCGCGTCATCAACGAAGTACGCGGTGTCAACCGTGTTGTTTACGATATCAGCTCCAAGCCGCCAGCAACCATCGAGTGGGAATAA
- the gcvH gene encoding glycine cleavage system protein GcvH, with product MNFPENLKYTDSHEWVKVEDGVATIGITEYAQGELGDVVFVDIPEARAVTAGESFGSIEAVKTVSDLIAPIAGTITEINSELEGSPEIVNSDPYGNGWMVKMSIDNEGDLDGLLDVEKYKALIGQ from the coding sequence ATGAATTTCCCCGAAAATCTCAAGTACACCGATTCTCATGAGTGGGTAAAGGTCGAAGACGGCGTTGCCACCATCGGAATCACCGAGTATGCACAGGGTGAGCTCGGAGACGTGGTATTCGTCGATATTCCCGAAGCACGCGCTGTGACAGCAGGCGAAAGCTTCGGCAGCATCGAGGCAGTGAAGACTGTATCCGACCTGATCGCTCCCATCGCAGGTACGATTACCGAAATCAACAGTGAGCTCGAGGGAAGCCCGGAAATCGTCAACTCGGATCCCTACGGCAACGGCTGGATGGTGAAGATGAGCATCGACAATGAAGGTGATCTCGATGGACTGCTTGACGTTGAGAAGTACAAGGCACTGATCGGACAGTAG
- the accC gene encoding acetyl-CoA carboxylase biotin carboxylase subunit yields MFSKILIANRGEIALRIIRTCKVMGVPTVAVYSTADEDSLHVRFADEAVCIGPPAGRESYLNIPRILAAAEITGADAIHPGYGFLAENAEFSEICQESGIKFIGPSPDMINRMGNKSLAKATVQEANVPTVPGSDGVVKDLDAAHAVLEGMDMPVIIKASAGGGGKGMRIVRDKEEFDRQFRMAKAEAESSFNNGDLYIEKYIERPRHVEVQILGDQHGNVVHLGERDCSIQRRHQKLIEESPSPAVTPELRQRMGDAAVAAAKSINYEGAGTIEFLLDASGSFYFMEMNTRIQVEHPVTEEVTGVDLIREQIRIAAGEALPEEGYAPPKGHSIECRINAEDPDHDFRPSPGRIVTWHSPSGLGVRVESHAYQGYRIPPYYDSMIAKLIVYGSNREEAIDRMRQALEEFIIEGVSSTIPFHKKVMLNSKFREGDFDTHFLESFE; encoded by the coding sequence GTGTTTTCGAAAATTCTGATCGCCAACAGAGGCGAAATAGCTCTCCGTATTATCCGCACCTGCAAAGTCATGGGTGTGCCCACCGTCGCGGTGTATTCCACGGCGGACGAGGATTCCCTGCACGTGCGTTTTGCGGACGAAGCCGTCTGTATCGGTCCCCCGGCGGGACGCGAAAGTTATCTCAACATTCCCCGCATCCTCGCTGCTGCGGAAATTACCGGTGCCGACGCCATTCATCCCGGGTACGGTTTCCTCGCTGAAAACGCCGAGTTTTCAGAAATATGCCAGGAGTCGGGGATCAAATTCATCGGTCCTTCGCCAGACATGATCAACCGCATGGGAAACAAATCCCTCGCCAAGGCCACGGTGCAGGAGGCCAACGTTCCGACGGTGCCCGGCAGTGACGGTGTGGTGAAAGACCTTGACGCGGCGCATGCCGTGCTCGAGGGAATGGACATGCCGGTCATCATCAAGGCATCGGCCGGAGGCGGAGGCAAAGGCATGCGCATCGTGCGTGATAAGGAGGAGTTCGACCGTCAGTTCCGTATGGCTAAGGCGGAAGCGGAATCTTCCTTCAACAACGGCGACCTGTACATCGAAAAATACATCGAGCGTCCCCGTCACGTCGAGGTGCAGATCCTCGGTGATCAGCACGGCAATGTCGTGCATCTCGGGGAACGTGACTGTTCGATTCAACGCAGGCATCAGAAACTGATCGAGGAATCACCGTCTCCCGCGGTAACGCCCGAGCTGCGTCAGCGCATGGGAGACGCCGCCGTTGCCGCCGCAAAGAGTATCAACTACGAAGGCGCCGGCACCATCGAGTTTCTGCTCGATGCCAGCGGCAGTTTCTATTTCATGGAAATGAATACACGTATTCAGGTCGAACACCCCGTAACCGAAGAGGTGACGGGCGTCGATCTTATTCGTGAACAGATACGGATCGCCGCCGGGGAAGCGCTGCCGGAGGAAGGCTACGCGCCACCGAAGGGACACTCGATTGAATGCCGTATCAATGCCGAGGACCCGGATCACGATTTTCGTCCCTCTCCGGGCCGCATCGTGACCTGGCATTCGCCGAGCGGACTCGGTGTGCGCGTTGAATCCCACGCGTACCAAGGGTATCGCATCCCACCGTATTACGACTCGATGATCGCAAAGCTCATCGTTTACGGCAGCAACCGGGAAGAGGCTATTGACCGCATGCGGCAGGCGCTCGAGGAGTTCATCATCGAAGGCGTGAGCTCCACCATTCCGTTTCACAAAAAAGTCATGCTGAACAGCAAATTCAGGGAAGGCGATTTCGATACGCATTTCCTCGAATCGTTCGAATAA
- a CDS encoding acetyl-CoA carboxylase biotin carboxyl carrier protein gives MDVQLIRKLVKIVTDSQIAELEVEEEGMRLRVTRTHYSEMPVAQIAAAPAAPVAAPVPAAAPAPATEAAAEAAPAAAESGHEVRSPIVGTFYRAPSPEDAPFVEVGQSVTKGQSICIIEAMKIMNEIEADVSGTLKKILVENGQPVEYDQPLFVIDPS, from the coding sequence ATGGACGTACAGTTAATTCGGAAACTCGTAAAAATCGTGACAGACAGCCAGATAGCCGAGCTTGAAGTCGAAGAGGAAGGCATGCGTCTGCGCGTCACGCGTACGCATTACAGCGAAATGCCTGTCGCACAGATTGCCGCCGCCCCGGCAGCACCTGTGGCCGCACCTGTCCCCGCGGCAGCACCTGCACCGGCGACGGAAGCGGCTGCGGAGGCTGCTCCGGCTGCAGCGGAAAGCGGACACGAGGTGCGGAGTCCCATCGTTGGTACGTTCTACCGCGCACCGTCACCGGAAGACGCACCCTTCGTGGAAGTCGGCCAGAGCGTGACCAAGGGACAGTCGATCTGCATCATCGAAGCGATGAAAATCATGAACGAGATCGAAGCCGATGTCTCTGGCACCCTCAAGAAGATTCTCGTCGAGAACGGACAGCCGGTGGAATACGACCAGCCGCTTTTCGTCATTGATCCTTCTTAA
- the efp gene encoding elongation factor P, which yields MGSTTDFRNGLIIRFNGELHQIVEWRHHKPGKGGAMVQTKLRNMRTGASFEQRFRPSENVDVVRVERRKFQYLYPEGEYLCFMDQETYDQIHVSAENFGDSVRFLKEGEVCEILMDGETAISGELPITVELEVTETEPGVRGDTAQGGSKKAIVETGATVNVPLFIEEGEVLKIDTRSGEYLERVK from the coding sequence ATGGGTTCAACGACGGATTTTCGGAACGGATTGATCATCCGCTTCAACGGCGAATTGCATCAAATCGTTGAATGGCGCCATCACAAGCCTGGAAAGGGCGGCGCCATGGTACAGACCAAACTCAGAAACATGCGCACGGGCGCAAGCTTCGAACAGCGTTTTCGTCCCAGTGAGAACGTGGACGTCGTGCGCGTCGAACGCCGGAAGTTTCAATACCTCTACCCCGAGGGCGAATACCTCTGCTTCATGGATCAGGAAACCTATGACCAGATTCATGTTTCTGCAGAAAACTTCGGAGATTCCGTGCGTTTCCTCAAGGAAGGAGAAGTGTGCGAGATTCTGATGGATGGTGAAACCGCCATTTCCGGAGAACTCCCGATCACAGTGGAGCTCGAGGTGACGGAGACCGAACCCGGCGTGCGTGGCGACACCGCACAGGGTGGCAGCAAGAAAGCCATTGTGGAAACCGGTGCGACGGTGAACGTCCCACTCTTCATTGAAGAAGGTGAAGTGCTCAAGATCGATACACGATCCGGTGAGTATCTCGAGCGCGTCAAGTAA
- a CDS encoding GNAT family N-acetyltransferase, translated as MSTCSVHTIQFAEQPELWQQLHTDAGNRTVFSSLPWLRILAELFEREASAVLLLRGDRPVAGIPLMMKRRGFLRATPPLPITMYTGLLLVEDSRLWMEDIPLLLRAVERRCHFASLSTVLPEQLRQQFVSRQWDVRRMQNRTLQLHDSDTLWQGYSQSLRRKIRRTSETGLRIDSEANPQTLAECYNESYNRHGILPPIPPVRIQEWLTKLRRQGLVDMYAATRTDGRCVATRAMIRDGDTLYDWLAGSNPPLAPSGSHWLLHQLLEKYHAEGCTRFDFMGANTPGVSDFKRSFGGTVQNYEELEWYRPALLKQVNALRGRLRMRQRGLT; from the coding sequence ATGAGCACGTGCAGCGTACACACCATACAATTCGCCGAGCAGCCGGAACTGTGGCAGCAGTTGCATACGGATGCCGGGAACCGGACCGTATTTTCCTCGCTCCCCTGGCTGCGGATTCTCGCCGAGCTGTTCGAGAGGGAAGCGTCCGCCGTGCTCCTGCTCAGAGGAGATCGTCCCGTCGCCGGGATTCCTCTCATGATGAAACGCCGGGGTTTTCTTCGCGCCACACCGCCGCTTCCGATTACGATGTATACAGGTCTGCTGCTTGTGGAAGACAGCAGGTTGTGGATGGAAGATATTCCCCTGCTGCTTCGTGCTGTTGAACGCCGCTGTCATTTTGCTTCACTTTCGACCGTATTACCCGAGCAGCTCCGGCAGCAATTCGTGTCGAGGCAATGGGATGTGAGGCGCATGCAGAACAGGACCCTGCAGCTGCATGACAGCGATACGCTGTGGCAGGGATACAGCCAGTCTCTCCGCAGGAAAATCCGACGCACCTCGGAAACGGGACTGCGCATCGACAGTGAAGCAAATCCGCAGACGCTGGCCGAGTGTTACAACGAAAGCTACAATCGCCACGGCATACTCCCCCCCATTCCCCCTGTACGCATTCAGGAATGGCTCACGAAGCTGCGGCGGCAGGGACTCGTGGATATGTATGCGGCGACCCGGACGGATGGACGATGCGTCGCCACACGCGCAATGATACGGGATGGCGACACGCTGTATGACTGGCTTGCCGGTTCCAATCCCCCGCTCGCACCCTCCGGTTCGCACTGGCTGCTGCATCAGCTGCTTGAAAAATACCACGCCGAGGGATGCACGCGTTTTGATTTCATGGGCGCAAATACTCCGGGCGTCTCCGACTTCAAGCGAAGCTTCGGCGGCACAGTGCAGAATTATGAAGAACTCGAATGGTATCGTCCGGCACTGCTCAAACAGGTGAATGCACTGCGCGGTCGCCTTCGAATGCGGCAGAGGGGACTGACATGA
- a CDS encoding PLP-dependent aspartate aminotransferase family protein, with translation MKDIRKASIETQTVHAGIDENEYGAVVPPIYQTSTFKFQNVEHGADLFAGRGDGFIYTRMRNPTVEAMENAIAVLEGGAKGLGCGSGMAAIHTAFAATVKAGDHVISSESVYGPTSTLLKTIMHNFGVESSLVDTSDLDAIRNALQPNTKVIYVETPGNPTLVISDLDAIAKIAHDANALLIVDNTFMGPVMQRPIELGADVVVHSLTKSLNGHADVVGGVIVVKDEEMYPTFRKTLNQIGGVIDPFNSFLVHRGLKTLALRVQRASENAAKVATFLENHPKVAWVRYPGLPSHPQYEIGQKQMSGGGMMISFELTGGLEAGKKLMDNVKLALLAVSLGGVESLIQHPASMTHAGMGKEQREAAKITDGLVRFSVGIEHVDEIIADLEHALEQC, from the coding sequence GTGAAAGACATTCGTAAAGCATCAATTGAAACGCAGACTGTACATGCCGGTATCGACGAAAACGAATACGGCGCAGTCGTACCACCTATTTACCAGACCTCGACCTTCAAGTTCCAGAACGTCGAACACGGTGCCGACCTGTTCGCGGGACGCGGCGACGGCTTCATTTACACCCGCATGCGCAATCCAACCGTGGAAGCAATGGAAAATGCCATTGCCGTGCTCGAAGGCGGAGCGAAAGGACTCGGATGCGGCAGCGGTATGGCAGCCATTCACACAGCGTTTGCTGCCACCGTCAAGGCAGGAGATCACGTCATCTCGAGTGAGTCGGTGTACGGTCCGACCAGCACCCTGCTCAAAACCATCATGCACAACTTCGGTGTCGAGAGCTCCCTGGTCGACACCTCTGACCTCGACGCCATCCGCAACGCCTTGCAGCCCAACACGAAGGTGATTTACGTTGAGACACCGGGAAATCCGACGCTCGTGATCAGCGACCTCGACGCCATCGCCAAAATCGCGCATGATGCGAATGCTTTGCTGATCGTCGATAATACGTTTATGGGACCCGTGATGCAGCGTCCCATCGAACTCGGGGCGGATGTTGTCGTCCACAGTCTCACCAAGTCCCTCAACGGACATGCAGACGTGGTCGGCGGTGTCATCGTCGTCAAGGATGAGGAAATGTACCCCACCTTCCGGAAAACGCTCAACCAGATTGGCGGCGTCATTGATCCATTCAATTCCTTCCTGGTGCATCGCGGACTGAAAACACTCGCATTGCGTGTGCAGCGCGCATCGGAAAATGCAGCGAAGGTCGCCACGTTTCTCGAAAATCACCCGAAGGTCGCGTGGGTGCGCTATCCCGGACTCCCCTCCCATCCGCAATATGAAATCGGTCAGAAGCAGATGAGCGGCGGCGGCATGATGATTTCGTTTGAGCTGACGGGCGGACTGGAAGCCGGCAAGAAACTGATGGACAACGTCAAGCTGGCGCTTCTTGCAGTCAGTCTCGGAGGCGTGGAATCCCTCATTCAGCATCCGGCAAGCATGACGCATGCCGGCATGGGCAAGGAACAGCGCGAAGCGGCAAAAATCACTGACGGACTCGTACGTTTTTCTGTCGGGATCGAACATGTCGATGAAATCATTGCAGACCTCGAACACGCGCTCGAGCAGTGCTGA
- a CDS encoding MFS transporter, with product MPSTPATSAEKREQHIDTRKQQRQILILAVLAFASTFSTAVVFPNIGSFVRDRFVLNDTQASLFAVSYLIPHVVFAFVWGAVSDRIGRRKGLLIIGYVITAAFHFALPFISTYPMLLIVRFGEGAFSILGFSMVMTMAVDRAREGNYGRVMGAVGAAVSLGTTLAFPIGGAIGASSMVLLCSIGAVILLLCALLAWQQLEEGRFETVRSLREATKALRRSPSLAIPYAFTFVDRFTVGFFAVTFPLYVATAFGMDARASGMLLTGYLLPFSLLIYPFGRLSDRWGGARLILGASLLYGVAVLGVGLLSPGWFFPVMVLCGIFAAAMYAPSLWFVAHVAPVESRASAMGGFNAAGSLGFALGPLAGAVISDLFSYQVAFISAGVTEFLCVLIAWPFVMRFLSRRNSSVASPAAS from the coding sequence ATGCCATCGACACCCGCAACATCAGCAGAAAAGCGAGAGCAGCATATCGATACGCGGAAGCAGCAGCGTCAGATACTGATTCTGGCGGTACTGGCGTTCGCCAGTACCTTCTCCACTGCTGTGGTGTTCCCGAACATCGGCAGTTTCGTGCGGGACCGATTTGTACTGAACGATACCCAGGCTTCGCTTTTTGCGGTATCCTACCTGATTCCTCACGTGGTGTTTGCCTTCGTGTGGGGTGCGGTATCGGACAGAATCGGGAGAAGGAAGGGATTGCTCATTATAGGGTATGTTATCACTGCCGCGTTCCACTTCGCCCTGCCATTCATATCCACGTATCCCATGCTGCTGATCGTGCGTTTCGGTGAGGGCGCGTTTTCGATTCTGGGCTTCTCCATGGTCATGACCATGGCCGTTGACAGGGCACGGGAGGGTAATTACGGTCGCGTCATGGGGGCAGTCGGTGCCGCAGTGTCGCTCGGCACCACGCTGGCGTTTCCCATCGGGGGCGCAATCGGGGCTTCCTCAATGGTGCTGCTCTGTTCGATCGGGGCAGTGATACTGCTGCTCTGTGCTCTGCTGGCCTGGCAACAGCTTGAGGAGGGTCGGTTCGAGACCGTGCGCTCCCTGCGGGAAGCGACAAAGGCATTGCGGCGCAGTCCGTCTCTCGCGATTCCGTACGCGTTCACATTTGTCGACCGTTTTACCGTCGGTTTTTTCGCCGTTACATTTCCGCTCTATGTGGCCACGGCTTTCGGAATGGATGCACGTGCCTCGGGAATGCTGCTGACTGGCTACCTGCTGCCGTTCTCACTTTTGATCTACCCATTTGGCCGCCTGTCTGACCGATGGGGCGGTGCGCGTCTGATTCTGGGCGCGTCGCTGCTCTACGGTGTGGCAGTACTGGGCGTCGGACTCCTTTCCCCGGGGTGGTTTTTCCCGGTCATGGTGCTGTGCGGGATTTTTGCCGCGGCGATGTATGCGCCGAGTCTATGGTTCGTTGCGCATGTGGCTCCGGTCGAGTCTCGCGCTTCCGCCATGGGTGGGTTCAATGCAGCGGGGTCGCTGGGGTTTGCACTCGGACCACTCGCTGGTGCAGTGATCAGTGATCTTTTCAGTTACCAGGTCGCATTCATTTCGGCCGGTGTCACGGAATTCCTCTGCGTACTCATCGCCTGGCCGTTCGTCATGCGTTTCCTTTCCCGCAGAAACAGCAGTGTGGCCTCACCGGCCGCTTCCTGA
- the rpsU gene encoding 30S ribosomal protein S21 yields the protein MIGIIVQENEPIDRAIKRFKKKYERSGILKEFKKRTYYTKPSVKKRMKKQKAVRRAKRTSDDS from the coding sequence TTGATCGGCATTATTGTTCAGGAAAATGAACCCATCGACCGCGCTATCAAGCGTTTTAAGAAGAAATACGAACGTTCCGGCATTCTGAAAGAATTCAAAAAGCGTACGTATTACACGAAACCTTCCGTCAAGAAGCGCATGAAAAAGCAGAAGGCCGTCCGCCGCGCAAAGCGTACGTCCGACGATTCCTGA
- a CDS encoding DUF4921 family protein, with translation MDYHFYYHTMADGTVKQVNPFSGVEVWSVPGRGSKPLSESLKGYAPAPVEKQEPEAYCAFCKGRMFETAPEKARVIREKQNFRTLHRIPPSSYHETEPLFRRVSNLFEILSVDYWRQNYNYKMSSRNLQWKEDYLSDPVGLNHVMDILDYKLRRSGRSDEEIARISMEEKFVMADAFFGGGHEMVIVQPHYRQNARNARDLFSTSELNEEEHFQYYNFIIDAMKDITANNRYVRSLSVFKNWLPPAGATFDHLHTQIVAIDEWGEAMERKIKMVVQDKNVWNTYGPNFAGYQNLVFAENDYALAYVGIGHRFPTVEIFSKSVNARPGDHNEDEIRGMSDLVRAVHAAVGGEISLNEEWHHTPIDSIFKIPWHVFIKLRINTPAGFEGGTNIFINPLTPTDLRDKLVPKLYTLRADGNIASSIRVAEECNLVPNPLQYYKTT, from the coding sequence TTGGATTATCATTTCTACTACCACACCATGGCCGACGGCACGGTCAAACAGGTCAACCCGTTTTCGGGGGTTGAGGTATGGTCGGTACCAGGTCGGGGAAGCAAACCGCTCAGTGAAAGCTTGAAAGGCTACGCACCGGCACCTGTAGAGAAACAGGAGCCTGAGGCGTATTGTGCTTTTTGCAAAGGACGCATGTTCGAGACAGCACCCGAGAAAGCGCGCGTCATCAGGGAGAAGCAGAACTTTCGCACACTTCATCGCATTCCCCCCTCATCGTACCATGAAACCGAGCCGCTGTTTCGCCGCGTCTCGAATCTCTTTGAAATCCTCTCCGTTGATTATTGGCGGCAGAATTACAATTACAAAATGTCCTCTCGCAACCTGCAGTGGAAGGAAGACTATCTTTCCGACCCCGTAGGCTTGAATCATGTGATGGACATTCTGGATTACAAACTGCGGCGCAGTGGCCGATCAGACGAGGAGATCGCACGCATTTCGATGGAAGAAAAATTTGTAATGGCCGATGCGTTCTTCGGCGGCGGTCATGAAATGGTCATCGTTCAGCCGCATTACAGGCAGAATGCGCGGAACGCGCGCGACCTGTTTTCCACCAGCGAACTCAACGAGGAAGAACATTTCCAGTATTACAACTTCATCATCGACGCGATGAAGGATATCACCGCGAACAACCGGTATGTCCGTTCGCTGAGCGTGTTCAAAAACTGGCTGCCACCCGCGGGGGCCACCTTTGATCATCTGCATACGCAGATCGTCGCCATAGATGAATGGGGTGAGGCGATGGAGCGGAAAATCAAGATGGTGGTGCAGGACAAGAACGTCTGGAACACATACGGGCCGAACTTTGCAGGGTACCAGAATCTCGTTTTCGCTGAAAACGATTATGCGCTTGCGTACGTCGGCATCGGACACCGTTTCCCCACGGTTGAGATTTTTTCGAAATCCGTCAATGCACGTCCGGGTGATCACAACGAAGATGAAATTCGCGGCATGAGCGACCTCGTGCGCGCGGTGCATGCCGCTGTCGGGGGCGAGATCTCCCTGAACGAGGAATGGCATCACACGCCCATCGATTCAATTTTCAAAATACCCTGGCACGTTTTCATCAAGCTGCGGATCAACACGCCTGCAGGATTTGAAGGTGGAACCAACATCTTCATCAATCCCCTCACCCCCACGGATCTGCGCGACAAGCTCGTCCCGAAACTCTATACCCTGCGAGCTGACGGCAATATTGCTTCGAGCATCCGCGTCGCGGAAGAATGCAACCTCGTCCCCAATCCCCTTCAGTATTACAAAACGACGTGA
- the tsaD gene encoding tRNA (adenosine(37)-N6)-threonylcarbamoyltransferase complex transferase subunit TsaD — MQPRPQSPSVLQNDVTPVTVLGIESSCDETSAAVVRNGTLCSNIISSQLFHSEYGGVVPELASRAHLRAILPIIRKALDDAQVSIEDVDAVAATQGPGLIGSLLVGLNTGKGIAIARDIPFLPVHHIEAHLFSPYLHDPHPEPPFLGLVVSGGHTLLILVRNVGKYELLGTTIDDAAGEAFDKVAKMLDLGYPGGPVIDARAARGNPNAVTFARPLLDSKDYRFSFSGLKTSVLYHLRDRAENGVLRLNEDEVDDICASFQRAATDVLASKVLRAAKEYDIRDIAVAGGVSANSGLKHALHTGAERIGRKVFIPDIAYSTDNAAMIAMLASLQLQQGAQGGLQSPAFARIADSMFQ; from the coding sequence ATGCAACCTCGTCCCCAATCCCCTTCAGTATTACAAAACGACGTGACCCCGGTGACAGTGCTCGGCATAGAATCTTCCTGTGACGAGACTTCCGCTGCTGTGGTACGCAACGGGACGCTGTGCTCGAATATCATTTCCTCGCAGCTCTTCCACAGCGAGTACGGCGGTGTGGTACCGGAACTGGCCTCACGCGCACATCTGCGCGCCATTCTCCCCATCATACGCAAGGCACTCGATGACGCGCAGGTGTCGATAGAAGATGTGGATGCTGTGGCGGCAACACAGGGACCGGGTCTGATCGGATCGCTGCTCGTCGGACTCAATACGGGGAAAGGCATTGCCATCGCTCGTGATATCCCTTTCCTGCCGGTGCATCATATCGAGGCGCATCTGTTTTCTCCCTATCTGCATGATCCGCACCCGGAACCTCCGTTCCTGGGCCTCGTGGTGTCGGGCGGACATACGCTCCTCATTCTCGTGCGCAACGTCGGGAAGTACGAATTGCTCGGAACCACTATTGACGATGCAGCCGGGGAGGCTTTCGACAAAGTGGCCAAAATGCTGGATCTCGGCTACCCGGGTGGACCGGTCATCGACGCCCGTGCTGCCAGGGGAAACCCCAATGCCGTAACCTTTGCGCGTCCCCTCCTCGACAGCAAGGACTATCGTTTCAGTTTTTCCGGCCTGAAGACATCCGTGCTTTATCATTTGCGTGACAGAGCGGAAAACGGTGTGCTGCGCCTGAACGAAGACGAGGTCGATGACATCTGTGCGTCCTTCCAACGGGCGGCGACAGACGTTCTCGCGAGCAAGGTGCTGCGCGCAGCAAAGGAATATGACATCAGGGATATTGCTGTGGCAGGCGGGGTTTCAGCGAACAGCGGACTCAAGCACGCGCTGCACACTGGTGCAGAGCGCATCGGACGAAAAGTGTTCATTCCCGATATTGCGTATTCCACGGACAACGCCGCGATGATTGCCATGCTCGCCTCACTGCAGCTTCAACAAGGAGCGCAGGGCGGTTTGCAGTCCCCGGCATTCGCCAGAATCGCAGACAGCATGTTCCAATGA